One window of the Pseudomonas lurida genome contains the following:
- a CDS encoding DUF1249 domain-containing protein yields the protein MAVKARERYRVDLIGLQAACEANYARLMRLLPDMRHAPEARRIGVTHGDQMLGVLALEVIVNCPYTTTLRVRQEHSLPWLPVPQLEVQVYHDARMAEVISAEHARRFRSIYPYPNVFMHQPDEKAQLNVFLGEWLSHCLALGHEFEAVR from the coding sequence ATGGCAGTAAAGGCACGGGAACGTTATCGAGTCGACCTGATCGGGCTGCAAGCGGCTTGCGAGGCCAACTATGCGCGGTTGATGCGCCTGCTCCCCGACATGCGTCACGCCCCCGAGGCGCGGCGCATCGGCGTGACCCACGGCGACCAGATGCTCGGCGTGCTCGCCCTGGAAGTCATCGTCAACTGCCCCTATACCACGACCCTGCGCGTGCGCCAGGAGCACAGCCTGCCGTGGCTGCCGGTGCCGCAACTGGAAGTGCAGGTGTACCACGACGCGCGCATGGCCGAAGTGATCAGCGCCGAACATGCGCGCCGCTTTCGCAGCATCTATCCTTACCCGAACGTGTTCATGCACCAGCCCGATGAGAAAGCACAGCTCAATGTGTTCCTCGGTGAATGGTTGAGCCACTGCCTGGCCCTCGGCCACGAGTTCGAAGCTGTGCGGTAG
- the cpdA gene encoding 3',5'-cyclic-AMP phosphodiesterase, with the protein MSSVSTVSPDAPALLVQLSDSHLFAEAEGTLLGMNTRESLQGVIELVRTQQPRIDLVLATGDLSQDGTLASYQQFRDMTAPIGAPTRWIPGNHDEPQIMAHAAVHSDLLEPVVDIGNWRVTLLDSAVPGSVPGYLQDSQLQLLAQALSEAPGRHHLVCFHHHPVSIGCAWMEPIGLRNPEALFAVLDRFPQVRAVLWGHVHQEIDRERNGVRLLASPSTCIQFAPGSEAFKVSDQAPGYRWLRLHADGRLETGVERLQGFTFTVDYGSNGY; encoded by the coding sequence TTGTCGAGCGTATCCACCGTAAGTCCCGATGCACCGGCATTGCTGGTGCAATTGTCCGACAGCCACCTGTTTGCAGAAGCTGAAGGCACGCTGCTGGGCATGAACACACGTGAGAGCCTGCAGGGCGTCATCGAGCTGGTGCGCACGCAGCAGCCCCGCATCGACCTGGTCTTGGCCACGGGGGATCTGTCCCAGGACGGCACACTGGCGTCGTACCAGCAATTTCGCGACATGACCGCGCCCATCGGTGCCCCGACGCGCTGGATCCCCGGTAATCACGATGAACCGCAGATCATGGCCCACGCCGCCGTGCACAGCGACCTGCTGGAGCCGGTGGTCGATATCGGCAACTGGCGCGTCACCCTGCTGGACTCCGCTGTACCCGGCTCTGTGCCCGGTTACCTGCAGGATAGCCAGTTGCAACTGCTGGCCCAAGCCTTGAGCGAGGCGCCAGGCCGCCATCACCTGGTGTGCTTTCACCATCACCCGGTGTCCATTGGCTGCGCGTGGATGGAGCCTATTGGGCTGCGCAATCCGGAAGCCTTGTTTGCCGTGCTCGACCGCTTTCCACAGGTCAGGGCCGTACTGTGGGGCCACGTGCACCAGGAAATCGACCGCGAGCGCAATGGCGTGCGCTTGCTGGCGTCGCCGTCCACCTGCATCCAGTTCGCGCCGGGCAGCGAAGCGTTCAAGGTCAGTGACCAGGCGCCAGGTTACCGTTGGCTGCGCCTGCATGCCGACGGACGGTTGGAGACTGGGGTAGAGCGGCTCCAGGGCTTCACCTTCACCGTCGATTACGGCAGCAACGGCTATTAA
- a CDS encoding YqiA/YcfP family alpha/beta fold hydrolase — translation MSASILYIHGFNSAPASNKASQLMTVMDTLGLADQLRVPALHHHPRQAIPQLEAAIAELGRPLLVGSSLGGYYATHLAERHGLKALLVNPAVSPHRMFDGYLGTQKNLYTDETWELTHDHVAALAELEVPAPQDAARYQVWLQTGDETLDYRLAQQYYRACALRIQAGGDHGYQGFAQQLPALLSFAGIGADQYQSFDFCSL, via the coding sequence ATGTCCGCTTCGATCCTGTATATCCACGGTTTCAACAGTGCGCCGGCGTCGAACAAGGCCAGCCAGTTGATGACGGTGATGGACACCCTCGGCCTAGCCGATCAACTGCGCGTTCCGGCCTTGCATCACCATCCCCGCCAGGCGATTCCCCAGCTCGAGGCGGCAATCGCTGAACTGGGGCGGCCACTGCTGGTCGGCAGCTCACTCGGCGGCTACTATGCAACCCATCTTGCCGAACGCCATGGCCTCAAGGCGCTGCTGGTGAACCCGGCGGTCAGCCCTCACCGGATGTTCGACGGTTACCTGGGCACCCAGAAGAACCTCTACACCGATGAAACCTGGGAACTGACCCACGACCACGTCGCGGCGCTGGCCGAGCTGGAAGTACCGGCTCCCCAGGATGCCGCGCGGTACCAGGTGTGGTTGCAGACCGGGGATGAAACCCTGGATTATCGCCTCGCCCAACAGTATTACCGGGCCTGTGCCTTGCGCATCCAGGCCGGTGGCGACCATGGTTACCAGGGGTTCGCCCAGCAATTGCCGGCGTTGTTGAGCTTTGCCGGCATTGGCGCAGATCAGTATCAATCCTTCGATTTTTGCTCATTGTAA
- the parE gene encoding DNA topoisomerase IV subunit B, whose amino-acid sequence MATPSASSYNADAIEVLSGLDPVRKRPGMYTDTSRPNHLAQEVIDNSVDEALAGHAKSVHVILHADHSLEVSDDGRGMPVDIHPEEGVPGVELILTKLHAGGKFSNKNYQFSGGLHGVGISVVNALSTLVRVKVKRDGNEYQMTFADGYKATDLEVIGTVGKRNTGTSVYFAPDPKYFDSPKFSISRLKHVLKAKAVLCPGLLVTFEDKGTGEKVEWHYEDGLRSYLEDSVSEFERLPNEPFCGSLAGNKEAVDWALLWLPEGGDSVQESYVNLIPTAQGGTHVNGLRQGLLDAMREFCEYRSLLPRGVKLAPEDVWERIAFVLSMKMQEPQFSGQTKERLSSREAAAFVSGVVKDAFSLWLNEHPELGLALAELAINNAGRRLKASKKVERKRITQGPALPGKLADCAGQDPMRSELFLVEGDSAGGSAKQARDKEFQAILPLRGKILNTWEVDGSEVLASQEVHNIAVAIGVDPGAADMSQLRYGKICILADADSDGLHIATLLCALFVQHFRPLVDAGHVYVAMPPLYRIDLGKEIFYALDDAERDGILDRLVAEKKRGKPQVTRFKGLGEMNPPQLRETTMDPNTRRLVQLTLGEDFAETSEMMDMLLAKKRAPDRKSWLESKGNLAEVLG is encoded by the coding sequence ATGGCCACTCCCAGCGCTAGCTCTTATAACGCCGACGCCATCGAAGTCCTCTCGGGCCTCGACCCGGTGCGCAAACGCCCCGGCATGTACACCGATACCAGTCGGCCGAACCACCTTGCCCAGGAAGTAATCGACAACAGCGTCGACGAAGCCTTGGCCGGGCACGCCAAGTCGGTGCATGTCATTCTTCACGCAGACCACTCCCTGGAAGTGTCCGACGATGGTCGCGGCATGCCGGTGGATATCCACCCGGAAGAGGGTGTGCCGGGTGTCGAGCTGATCCTCACCAAGCTGCACGCCGGCGGGAAGTTCTCCAACAAGAACTACCAGTTCTCCGGTGGCCTGCACGGTGTGGGTATTTCCGTGGTCAACGCCCTGTCCACGCTGGTACGGGTGAAGGTCAAGCGCGACGGCAACGAGTACCAGATGACCTTTGCCGATGGCTACAAGGCCACGGACCTGGAAGTGATCGGCACCGTTGGCAAGCGCAACACCGGCACCAGCGTGTACTTCGCCCCGGACCCGAAATACTTCGATTCGCCAAAATTCTCCATCAGCCGCCTCAAGCACGTGCTCAAGGCCAAGGCCGTGTTGTGCCCGGGCCTGCTGGTGACCTTTGAAGACAAAGGCACCGGCGAGAAAGTCGAGTGGCACTACGAAGACGGCCTGCGCTCGTACCTGGAAGATTCCGTCAGTGAATTCGAGCGCCTGCCCAACGAGCCGTTCTGCGGCAGCCTGGCCGGTAATAAAGAAGCCGTGGACTGGGCGCTGCTGTGGTTGCCGGAAGGCGGCGACAGCGTGCAGGAAAGCTACGTCAACCTGATCCCGACGGCCCAGGGCGGCACCCACGTCAACGGTTTGCGCCAGGGCTTGCTGGATGCCATGCGCGAATTCTGCGAATACCGCAGCCTGCTTCCGCGTGGCGTGAAGCTGGCGCCGGAAGACGTGTGGGAGCGTATCGCCTTCGTGCTGTCGATGAAGATGCAGGAGCCGCAGTTCTCCGGCCAGACCAAGGAGCGCCTGTCGTCCCGTGAAGCGGCGGCGTTTGTCTCCGGTGTGGTCAAGGATGCCTTCAGCCTGTGGCTCAACGAGCACCCTGAACTGGGCCTGGCCCTGGCGGAGCTGGCGATCAACAACGCCGGCCGACGCCTGAAGGCCAGCAAGAAGGTCGAACGCAAGCGCATCACCCAGGGCCCGGCATTGCCCGGCAAACTGGCGGATTGCGCTGGCCAGGACCCGATGCGCTCCGAGCTGTTCCTGGTGGAGGGTGACTCCGCCGGCGGTTCCGCCAAACAAGCGCGGGACAAGGAGTTCCAGGCGATCCTGCCGTTGCGCGGCAAGATTCTCAACACCTGGGAAGTCGATGGCAGCGAAGTCCTGGCCAGCCAGGAAGTGCACAACATCGCCGTGGCCATTGGCGTTGACCCAGGCGCGGCGGACATGAGCCAGCTGCGCTACGGCAAGATCTGCATCCTCGCCGACGCCGACTCCGATGGCCTGCACATCGCCACGCTGCTGTGTGCGCTGTTCGTCCAGCACTTCCGCCCGCTGGTGGACGCCGGTCATGTCTATGTCGCCATGCCGCCGCTGTACCGTATTGACTTGGGCAAGGAGATTTTCTACGCCCTGGACGACGCCGAGCGCGATGGCATCCTTGATCGCCTGGTGGCCGAGAAGAAGCGTGGCAAGCCACAGGTCACGCGATTCAAAGGCCTGGGTGAAATGAACCCGCCGCAACTGCGCGAAACCACCATGGACCCGAACACTCGGCGCCTGGTGCAATTGACGTTGGGCGAAGACTTCGCCGAAACCTCGGAAATGATGGACATGCTGCTGGCGAAGAAACGCGCGCCCGACCGTAAGTCCTGGTTGGAGTCCAAAGGCAACCTGGCCGAGGTTCTGGGCTGA
- a CDS encoding esterase-like activity of phytase family protein encodes MRTGFALAILMLSGLVTTEVVAAPVAELKRVSEHPVDGMRGGNLSGLARCGKELWTVSDRDDDQIYRLDVSAPTWQAEAVQIEVPPVPESGLPWGLRSRTKAASFIRGGDLDFEGITCDAAGNRYLVSEAHAAVLQVPVTGAPEWLKIAPGMVREARASGMLLHFNALFEGLAINPEGNQIWLAAERERRGLISIKRPQSLWDCEGPCVLLSEAGQEMQPAKFTYAKAVSKDFADLSLFNGKLFTLERNAFQICRRDAVTAKVELCWSFADETLTPERRYPQAYGLAEALVVDADGAWLGIDNNFGPRADGEKRPVVYRFAAPAGGWSAQP; translated from the coding sequence ATGCGCACAGGTTTCGCCCTGGCGATCCTGATGTTGAGCGGGTTGGTGACCACCGAAGTGGTCGCCGCGCCCGTGGCTGAGCTCAAGCGGGTGTCCGAACACCCGGTGGACGGCATGCGCGGCGGCAACCTGTCGGGCCTGGCACGGTGTGGCAAGGAATTGTGGACGGTCTCCGACCGTGATGACGACCAGATCTATCGCCTGGATGTGAGTGCGCCGACCTGGCAGGCCGAAGCGGTGCAGATCGAGGTGCCGCCGGTGCCGGAGTCGGGGTTGCCATGGGGTTTGCGTTCGCGCACCAAGGCGGCCTCGTTCATTCGCGGTGGCGACCTGGATTTTGAAGGCATCACCTGCGATGCCGCCGGTAATCGCTACCTTGTCAGCGAAGCCCATGCGGCGGTGCTGCAAGTGCCAGTCACAGGGGCGCCTGAGTGGTTGAAGATCGCGCCGGGCATGGTGCGAGAAGCTCGGGCCAGCGGCATGTTGCTGCACTTCAATGCTTTGTTTGAAGGCTTGGCGATCAACCCTGAGGGCAATCAGATCTGGCTGGCGGCCGAACGCGAGCGACGTGGGTTGATTTCGATCAAGCGTCCGCAGAGCCTGTGGGACTGTGAGGGCCCCTGCGTACTGCTGAGTGAGGCAGGCCAGGAGATGCAGCCGGCCAAGTTCACCTATGCCAAGGCCGTGTCCAAGGACTTTGCCGACCTGTCATTGTTCAACGGCAAGCTGTTTACCCTTGAACGCAATGCGTTCCAGATTTGCCGGCGTGATGCGGTCACGGCCAAGGTCGAGCTGTGTTGGTCGTTTGCCGATGAAACGCTGACGCCCGAGCGGCGTTACCCCCAGGCTTATGGCCTGGCCGAAGCCCTGGTAGTGGACGCCGACGGTGCCTGGCTGGGCATCGACAACAATTTCGGCCCGCGTGCCGATGGTGAAAAGCGCCCCGTGGTCTACCGTTTCGCCGCCCCTGCTGGCGGCTGGAGCGCCCAGCCATGA
- the parC gene encoding DNA topoisomerase IV subunit A, with protein sequence MSDILADSLDGVERRSLADFTENAYLNYSMYVIMDRALPHIGDGLKPVQRRIIYAMSELGLDADSKHKKSARTVGDVLGKFHPHGDSACYEAMVLMAQPFSYRYTLVDGQGNWGAPDDPKSFAAMRYTEARLSRYSEVLLSELGQGTANWGPNFDGTLEEPLVLPARLPNILLNGTTGIAVGMATDVPPHNLREVASACVRLLDEPKATVEQLCEHIQGPDYPTEAEIITPRADLLKMYETGKGSVRMRAVYHIEDGDIIVTALPHQVSGAKVLEQIAALMQAKPSKLPQVADLRDESDHENPCRIVIIPTNSRVDHEVLMQHLFASTDLESSYRVNVNIIGLDGKPQLKNLRNLLVEWLEFRVQTVRRRLQFRLDKVERRLHLLDGLLIAYLNLDEVIHIIRTAEHPKAELIARFELSEIQADYILDTRLRQLARLEEMKLRDEQDALLKEQAKLQALLGSEAKLKKLVRSELIKDAETYGDDRRSPIVERAEAKALTETELLPNEKITVVLSEKGWVRSAKGHDIDATGLSYKAGDGFKTAAAGRSNQFAVFIDSTGRSYSVPAHTLPSARGQGEPLTGRLTPPPGANFECVLLPDDDALYVIASDAGYGFVVKGEDLQAKNKAGKALLSLPNNAKVILPRPVDDRESNWLASVTTEGRLLVFKISDLPQLGKGKGNKIIGIPGERVASREEYVTDIAVIPEGATLVLQAGKRTLSLRPDDLEHYKGERGRRGNKLPRGFQRVDALLVETPV encoded by the coding sequence ATGAGTGACATCCTCGCAGACAGCTTAGATGGCGTAGAACGCCGGTCGCTGGCTGACTTCACCGAAAATGCCTACCTCAACTACTCCATGTACGTGATCATGGACCGTGCCTTGCCGCATATCGGCGACGGCCTGAAGCCCGTGCAACGGCGCATCATTTACGCCATGAGTGAGTTGGGCCTGGACGCCGATTCCAAGCACAAGAAATCGGCCCGTACCGTCGGTGACGTGCTCGGTAAATTCCACCCCCACGGCGACTCGGCGTGCTACGAAGCCATGGTGCTGATGGCCCAGCCTTTCAGCTACCGCTACACATTGGTAGACGGCCAGGGTAACTGGGGTGCGCCGGATGATCCCAAATCCTTCGCCGCCATGCGTTACACCGAAGCCCGCCTGTCGCGGTACTCGGAAGTGCTGCTTAGCGAGCTGGGCCAAGGCACTGCGAACTGGGGGCCGAACTTTGACGGCACCCTCGAGGAACCGCTGGTGTTGCCGGCACGTTTGCCGAATATCCTGCTCAATGGCACCACCGGCATTGCAGTCGGCATGGCCACCGACGTGCCGCCGCACAACCTGCGGGAAGTCGCCAGCGCCTGCGTACGCTTGCTGGATGAGCCCAAAGCCACGGTCGAGCAGCTCTGCGAGCATATCCAGGGCCCGGATTACCCGACCGAAGCAGAAATCATCACGCCGCGTGCCGACCTGCTGAAGATGTACGAAACCGGCAAGGGCTCGGTGCGCATGCGTGCCGTGTACCACATCGAAGACGGCGACATTATTGTCACCGCGTTGCCGCACCAGGTGTCGGGTGCCAAGGTGCTGGAGCAGATCGCCGCGCTGATGCAGGCCAAGCCGTCGAAACTGCCGCAGGTTGCCGACCTGCGTGACGAGTCCGACCACGAAAACCCATGCCGCATCGTGATCATCCCGACCAACAGCCGGGTCGACCACGAAGTGCTGATGCAGCACCTGTTCGCCAGCACGGACCTTGAGTCCAGCTACCGGGTCAACGTCAATATCATCGGCCTGGATGGCAAGCCGCAGCTGAAAAACCTGCGCAACCTGCTGGTGGAGTGGCTGGAGTTCCGCGTGCAGACCGTGCGTCGCCGCCTGCAATTCCGCCTCGACAAGGTCGAGCGCCGCCTGCACCTGTTGGACGGTTTGCTGATCGCCTACCTCAACCTGGATGAAGTGATCCACATCATCCGTACCGCCGAGCACCCGAAAGCCGAGCTGATCGCGCGTTTCGAGCTGAGCGAGATCCAGGCCGACTACATCCTCGACACCCGCTTGCGCCAGTTGGCGCGACTGGAAGAAATGAAGCTGCGCGATGAACAGGACGCGTTGCTCAAGGAGCAAGCCAAGCTGCAAGCCTTGTTGGGCAGCGAAGCCAAGCTCAAGAAGCTGGTGCGCAGCGAACTGATCAAAGACGCCGAAACCTACGGCGATGACCGTCGGTCGCCTATCGTCGAACGTGCCGAAGCTAAAGCGCTGACTGAAACGGAGCTGCTGCCAAACGAGAAAATTACCGTCGTTCTGTCGGAAAAGGGTTGGGTTCGCTCCGCCAAAGGGCATGATATTGACGCCACTGGTTTGTCATACAAGGCCGGCGATGGGTTCAAGACTGCCGCGGCCGGGCGTTCCAACCAGTTTGCGGTGTTCATCGACTCCACCGGGCGCAGTTATTCGGTGCCGGCCCACACCTTGCCTTCGGCGCGAGGGCAGGGCGAGCCGTTGACCGGGCGCCTGACGCCGCCGCCAGGGGCGAATTTCGAGTGCGTGCTGCTGCCGGATGATGACGCGCTGTACGTGATTGCGTCCGACGCGGGTTACGGTTTCGTGGTCAAGGGTGAAGACCTGCAGGCCAAGAACAAGGCGGGCAAGGCTCTGTTGAGCTTGCCTAACAACGCCAAGGTGATCCTGCCGCGGCCGGTGGACGACCGTGAGAGCAACTGGCTGGCATCGGTAACCACCGAAGGGCGCTTGCTGGTGTTCAAGATCAGCGACCTGCCGCAGCTGGGTAAAGGTAAGGGCAACAAGATCATCGGTATTCCCGGCGAGCGGGTGGCCAGTCGCGAAGAGTACGTGACCGACATCGCGGTGATCCCGGAAGGCGCGACCCTGGTGCTTCAAGCCGGTAAACGCACGTTGTCGCTGCGTCCTGACGACCTTGAGCACTACAAGGGCGAGCGCGGTCGGCGTGGTAACAAATTGCCACGTGGTTTCCAGCGAGTGGATGCTTTGTTGGTCGAAACGCCGGTTTAA
- a CDS encoding PqiC family protein — protein MTAPRLPFIFMLAGLLGLAGCSTHQPVSLYQLDSGSPAQPAQTAGMAVLLGPVVVADYLQRETLLQRQNDGSLQGSTDGRWAGSLSSDINQLMLRQVAGQLDSQRVVLAPAPTGFTPDVQVLLTITRLDSGTSQPAILDAQWRLIDRRGQVRDNRIVHLQEQHSGTTASQVQAQGVLLQHLAQQLSVALKPLANQPPIAEAPRKQTAPAQAKPAEPQKPKMPMATPIRTDMEVFRF, from the coding sequence ATGACTGCTCCACGCCTTCCTTTTATTTTCATGCTCGCTGGCCTTTTGGGGCTGGCGGGTTGCAGCACACATCAGCCGGTGTCGCTGTACCAGCTGGACAGCGGAAGTCCGGCTCAACCAGCACAGACCGCCGGCATGGCCGTCTTGTTGGGCCCGGTGGTCGTCGCAGACTACCTGCAACGCGAAACGCTGCTGCAACGTCAGAACGACGGCAGCCTGCAAGGTTCCACCGATGGTCGCTGGGCGGGCAGCTTGTCCTCTGACATCAACCAGTTGATGTTGCGGCAGGTGGCCGGCCAATTGGACAGCCAGCGCGTGGTGCTTGCGCCCGCACCTACCGGCTTCACACCGGATGTGCAGGTTTTGCTGACCATTACCCGGCTCGACTCCGGGACCTCGCAGCCGGCGATCCTCGATGCGCAATGGCGCTTGATCGACCGTCGTGGCCAGGTTCGCGATAACCGTATCGTGCACCTGCAGGAGCAACACTCCGGCACCACCGCGTCCCAGGTCCAGGCCCAGGGCGTGTTGTTGCAGCATTTGGCGCAACAGTTGTCGGTGGCGCTCAAGCCATTGGCCAACCAGCCGCCGATTGCCGAGGCACCCCGCAAGCAGACCGCTCCGGCACAGGCCAAGCCGGCAGAGCCGCAGAAGCCGAAAATGCCGATGGCCACGCCGATCCGTACGGATATGGAAGTGTTCAGGTTCTAA
- a CDS encoding AhpA/YtjB family protein: MNRPTPVKTDNFFLLIFRALRHRRVPIALRIASHNVILVALALVIYACVMGLQFKQAMHEQADALGESLTTQTATSATELLVSNDILSLNVLLNNLTKNPLVAHAAIYSVDNRIMAEAGQRPKNGLLGEAEGLYQSNITFQDVKAGQLRISLDMQQFQQPMTISLQSMGILSAILLALALALSLRLGRHISTPLMQLRIWLRDIDEHTPATDRQDEIGDLARQLHASFAPEPVVREVEPEPEFDDTDYDDEPEFEVRDAPVAGLKPATRQAFKAEEDELDDEDPFADLRDTSASAPAVAAKPAPVKSAEPQYSAVLAVQLGAQDQLRRLPRARLTELLERYRDCLDQAASLYQSELHTLNDGSTLMLFHSEDSGEDYLTNAICCGELLRALGHELQIEVADSGITLQLQLGLTVGDDLFGMSQIDLLLTEIAQDALALSQHSRNLLLVERKISEDTLIRQRARIRPIASPEGASCVERLMEPYPSMLERQLARMHETRAK, translated from the coding sequence GTGAACCGGCCCACGCCAGTAAAAACCGATAATTTCTTCCTGCTGATCTTCCGGGCACTGCGCCACCGCCGTGTACCGATCGCATTACGCATCGCCAGCCATAACGTGATCCTGGTCGCCCTGGCCCTGGTGATCTACGCCTGCGTGATGGGATTGCAGTTCAAGCAGGCCATGCACGAGCAAGCCGACGCCCTGGGCGAGAGCCTGACTACCCAGACCGCCACCTCGGCGACTGAGCTGTTGGTGTCCAACGACATCCTCAGCCTCAACGTGCTGCTCAACAACCTGACCAAGAACCCGCTGGTGGCCCACGCCGCCATCTACAGCGTGGACAACCGGATCATGGCCGAGGCCGGGCAGCGCCCGAAAAACGGCCTGCTGGGTGAAGCCGAAGGGCTTTATCAGAGCAATATCACGTTTCAGGATGTGAAGGCAGGCCAACTGCGTATCAGCCTCGATATGCAGCAATTCCAGCAGCCGATGACCATCAGCCTGCAAAGCATGGGCATCCTCAGCGCGATCCTGCTGGCATTGGCCCTAGCCCTGAGCTTGCGCCTGGGCCGACATATCTCCACGCCACTGATGCAACTGCGTATCTGGCTGCGGGACATCGACGAGCACACCCCGGCGACGGACCGCCAGGATGAAATTGGCGACCTCGCGCGCCAGCTTCACGCCAGCTTCGCCCCAGAACCAGTCGTGCGCGAAGTGGAACCCGAGCCTGAGTTCGACGACACCGACTACGACGACGAGCCCGAGTTTGAAGTGCGAGACGCTCCGGTGGCGGGCCTGAAGCCGGCCACCCGCCAGGCGTTCAAGGCCGAAGAAGACGAACTGGACGACGAAGACCCGTTCGCCGACCTGCGCGACACCTCGGCCAGCGCCCCGGCCGTTGCCGCCAAACCGGCCCCGGTGAAGAGCGCCGAGCCCCAGTACAGCGCCGTACTGGCGGTGCAACTGGGTGCCCAGGACCAACTGCGTCGCCTGCCGCGCGCGCGCCTGACCGAGTTGCTGGAACGCTACCGTGACTGCCTCGACCAGGCCGCATCGCTGTACCAGAGCGAACTGCACACGCTGAACGATGGCAGCACGCTGATGCTGTTCCACAGCGAAGACAGCGGCGAAGACTACCTGACCAACGCTATCTGCTGCGGCGAGTTGCTGCGCGCCCTGGGCCATGAATTGCAAATCGAAGTGGCGGACAGCGGCATCACCCTGCAATTGCAGCTTGGCCTGACGGTCGGCGACGATCTGTTCGGCATGAGCCAGATCGACCTGCTGCTCACCGAGATCGCCCAGGATGCCCTCGCCTTGTCCCAACACAGCCGCAACCTGCTGCTGGTCGAGCGCAAGATTAGTGAAGACACGCTGATTCGCCAACGCGCACGGATCCGCCCGATTGCCAGCCCTGAGGGCGCCAGTTGCGTGGAACGGTTGATGGAACCGTACCCATCGATGCTGGAACGGCAGTTGGCACGGATGCACGAGACCCGCGCCAAATAA
- the serB gene encoding phosphoserine phosphatase SerB, with product MREIVLINITGEDRPGLTAAITGVLAQGGVNILDIGQAVIHDTLSFGILVEIPSTEQASSVLKDILFTAYKLDQQVRFTPVSEEDYQHWVSGQGKKRHIVTLLTRKVTAEQLQRVSSITAHYGLNIDHIDRLSGRMPLDTPADKGKGCIEFSVRGEPADPQALRAEFLSVAQELNVDIAFQEDSLFRRNRRLAVFDMDSTLIEAEVIDELAKAAGVGEQVSEITERAMAGELDFRASFKERLALLKGLDVSVLDSIGASLRLTEGAETLFAELKRLGYKTAILSGGFTYFAKQLQAKLGIDYVFANELEVVDGKVTGVAVEPIVDAQRKADLLKELAHKEGLRLEQTIAVGDGANDLPMLAIAGLGVAFRAKPLVKQSAKQAISTLGLDGVLYLLGFRDRDGQL from the coding sequence TTGCGCGAAATTGTCCTGATTAACATCACTGGGGAAGACCGCCCAGGTCTTACCGCTGCCATTACCGGTGTTCTGGCCCAGGGTGGTGTGAACATTCTCGACATCGGCCAGGCGGTGATCCACGACACCCTGTCGTTCGGCATCCTGGTCGAGATCCCGAGCACTGAGCAGGCGTCTTCGGTACTCAAGGACATCCTGTTTACGGCGTACAAGCTGGATCAACAAGTACGCTTCACCCCTGTGTCCGAAGAGGACTACCAGCATTGGGTGTCCGGGCAGGGCAAGAAACGCCACATCGTGACGCTGCTGACCCGCAAGGTCACCGCCGAGCAGCTGCAGCGCGTCAGCTCCATCACCGCTCACTATGGCTTGAATATCGATCACATTGACCGCCTGTCGGGTCGCATGCCGCTGGACACGCCGGCCGATAAAGGCAAGGGCTGCATCGAGTTCTCCGTGCGCGGCGAACCGGCCGACCCGCAAGCCTTGCGTGCCGAGTTCCTCAGCGTGGCCCAGGAGCTGAACGTCGATATCGCCTTCCAGGAAGATTCGCTGTTCCGTCGTAACCGCCGCCTGGCGGTGTTCGACATGGATTCCACGCTGATCGAAGCCGAGGTCATCGATGAGTTGGCCAAGGCGGCGGGTGTCGGCGAGCAGGTTTCCGAAATTACCGAGCGTGCCATGGCCGGTGAGCTCGACTTCCGCGCCAGCTTCAAGGAGCGTCTGGCGTTGCTCAAGGGCCTGGATGTGAGTGTGCTGGACTCCATCGGCGCCTCGCTGCGCCTGACCGAAGGCGCCGAAACCCTGTTCGCCGAACTCAAGCGCCTGGGCTACAAGACGGCGATTCTGTCCGGCGGCTTCACTTACTTCGCCAAGCAATTGCAGGCCAAGCTGGGCATCGACTACGTGTTCGCCAACGAACTGGAAGTGGTAGATGGCAAGGTGACTGGCGTGGCGGTAGAGCCGATTGTCGATGCACAGCGCAAGGCGGATCTGCTGAAGGAGTTGGCGCACAAGGAAGGTTTGCGTCTGGAGCAAACCATCGCGGTCGGCGACGGTGCGAATGACCTGCCGATGCTGGCGATTGCCGGTTTGGGCGTGGCGTTTCGCGCCAAGCCGTTGGTGAAGCAGTCGGCCAAGCAGGCAATTTCGACACTGGGGTTGGACGGCGTGTTGTATCTGCTCGGCTTTCGCGATCGCGATGGGCAGCTGTAA